A genomic window from Silene latifolia isolate original U9 population chromosome 11, ASM4854445v1, whole genome shotgun sequence includes:
- the LOC141615402 gene encoding cytokinin hydroxylase yields the protein MAFIITTFLIIILSWFITISYETISFYWLSPRRIKKIMDKQGVRGPKPRPLLGNLLDMASLVASSTSMDMPTISHDIVPRLLPHYLLWSRKYGKRYVYWNGFEPRMCLTDPDMIKELLTKYNPLSGKSWLQQQGSKNFIGSGLLMANGDAWYHQRHIVSPAFMGDKLKSYAGHVVECTNNMLQSLRNTMENDNNEVEIGELMTGLTADIISRIEFGSSHEKGKKIFNLLNLLQHRCAQASKHLCLPGSRFFPSKYNKDIKTLKMEVEGLLMDIIESRKGGVEMGRSDSYGSDLLGILMNELQKKKKDGFSLNLQLIMDECKTFFFAGHETTALLLTWTVMLLASNPNWQEKLRDEISQVCNGATPSADHLPKLRLLSMVINESLRLYPPATILPRMAFEDLQLGDLLIPKGLSIWIPVLAIHHDQELWGKDVNEFNPDRFASKSFISGRFIPFGGGPRNCIGQSFAIMEAKIILAMLVSKFKFTISDNYRHAPMVVLTIKPKHGVPVYLEPI from the exons atGGCCTTCATTATAACAACTTTCTTGATCATAATTTTGAGTTGGTTTATAACAATAAGCTATGAAACTATATCATTTTATTGGTTATCTCCTAGACGTATCAAAAAAATTATGGACAAGCAAGGTGTGCGTGGCCCTAAACCCCGGCCTCTTCTTGGAAACCTCCTTGACATGGCTTCTCTTGTTGCATCTTCTACCTCTATGGACATGCCTACCATCTCCCACGATATCGTCCCCCGCCTTCTTCCACATTACCTTCTCTGGTCTCGAAAATACG GGAAGAGGTACGTATATTGGAACGGGTTTGAGCCACGAATGTGTCTAACGGATCCGGATATGATCAAGGAGTTGCTAACAAAGTACAATCCTTTGTCTGGCAAGTCATGGCTACAACAACAAGGATCAAAGAATTTCATAGGAAGTGGATTACTTATGGCAAATGGTGACGCTTGGTACCACCAAAGGCACATTGTTTCCCCTGCTTTTATGGGAGATAAGCTTAAG AGCTATGCAGGACATGTTGTGGAATGCACTAATAATATGCTCCAATCGCTTCGAAACACTATGGAAAATGACAACAATGAGGTCGAAATTGGTGAGTTGATGACGGGTTTAACCGCGGATATTATATCTAGGATCGAATTTGGGAGTagtcatgagaaagggaagaAGATATTCAACCTTCTTAACCTTCTTCAACATCGGTGTGCTCAAGCTAGCAAACATCTCTGCTTACCTGGGAGCCG GTTTTTCCCTAGCAAGTACAACAAGGACATCAAGACCTTAAAAATGGAGGTGGAAGGACTATTAATGGACATAATCGAGAGTCGAAAAGGTGGTGTCGAAATGGGTAGAAGCGACTCGTATGGAAGTGATTTACTTGGGATTTTAATGAATGAAttgcaaaagaaaaagaaagatggaTTTAGTTTGAATTTACAATTAATAATGGATGAATGCAAGACATTCTTTTTTGCGGGACATGAGACTACGGCTTTGTTACTCACTTGGACCGTTATGTTATTAGCAAGTAATCCAAATTGGCAAGAAAAATTAAGAGACGAGATTTCACAAGTTTGTAACGGTGCTACTCCTTCGGCCGATCATCTTCCTAAGCTTCGATTG TTGAGCATGGTAATAAACGAATCATTGAGATTGTACCCACCAGCTACAATTCTACCTAGGATGGCATTTGAAGACCTTCAATTGGGAGATCTTCTCATTCCGAAGGGTTTATCAATTTGGATTCCGGTACTTGCCATTCATCATGACCAAGAATTGTGGGGTAAAGATGTTAACGAGTTCAATCCAGATCGTTTTGCTTCAAAATCTTTTATTTCAGGTCGTTTCATTCCATTTGGTGGTGGCCCGAGAAATTGTATTGGTCAATCTTTTGCAATCATGGAAGCCAAAATCATATTAGCCATGCTAGTATCAAAATTCAAGTTTACAATTTCTGATAATTATAGACATGCTCCTATGGTAGTTCTCACCATAAAGCCAAAGCATGGAGTCCCCGTCTACCTAGAGCCAATATAA